A genomic segment from Amphiura filiformis chromosome 10, Afil_fr2py, whole genome shotgun sequence encodes:
- the LOC140162539 gene encoding uncharacterized protein, which translates to MENVSTCRCVLFVLISLQLLLTFTSHVVNAECYVGSINSTTSGKVAVISVLHVEACGPTPLPSTEAPSTTNAATNATTTMAPTNATTAAVITNATTAAANTTTAPLTTTAKPTPTTKPNTTDEIVTTPTPPEDPNQRFRRDLETPTTPPPPPPTSCAYFKYFSDPVLKENGTWTANFHAL; encoded by the exons ATGGAAAACGTGTCGACATGCCgctgtgttttgtttgttttgataagCTTACAATTGCTGCTTACATTTACAAG CCATGTAGTTAATGCAGAATGCTATGTAGGGAGTATAAACAGTACTACTAGCGGTAAAGTAGCAGTAATCTCGGTACTGCATGTCGAAGCTTGCGGACCGACACCATTGCCATCAACCGAGGCTCCATCCACAACAAATGCCGCCACCAATGCCACGACAACAATGGCTCCGACCAATGCCACAACAGCAGCGGTTATAACCAATGCCACAACAGCTGCGGCTAATACTACCACCGCACCTCTGACTACCACAGCAAAGCCTACACCAACGACAAAGCCTAATACTACAGATGAG ATAGTGACGACACCTACTCCGCCAGAAGATCCAAATCAGCGATTTCGTcgagatctagaaacaccaacaacaccaccaccaccaccaccaacaagcTGTGCGTACTTCAAGTATTTCAGCGACCCGGTTCTTAAGGAAAATGGGACGTGGACAGCCAATTTTCATGCGTTGTGA
- the LOC140162538 gene encoding 3'-5' exoribonuclease 1-like — protein sequence MTDIILVTVTALVGLGTVIFLILNFSRRRTMASASHELQNVAKRMKCSADSSPDRMKQCSPPRHLETEELPCSSGDGPSASGLASSKRETHPNAYKEDKDEKKNFKHGVFKKISRKNGEINQLSKQKIKVMLSELKLDQRGSGDVVKARLKNHFKNQLLGEAGMETTCTQRRYDYICVIDFEATCDEPSPPDYLQEIIEFPVVLLNTHTLEIEESFTHFCKPVINPKLSDFCKVLTSITQAQVDHADTFPVVLNKVKEWMDSKGLGTTHTFAVAADGPWDMNYFLNIQCELSEIPFPEYAKRWVNLSKAFSNFYKTHRMNLLSMLTTLELSFKGRQHRGIDDAKNIARIAIQLLQDGCDLQVNESLQQD from the exons ATGACTGACATAATCTTAGTCACAGTTACAGCTTTGGTTGGTTTAGGGACAGTAATTTTTCTGATTCTTAATTTCTCGAGGCGCCGAACTATGGCTAGTGCCTCACACGAATTGCAGAACGTTGCAAAGCGTATGAAGTGTTCTGCTGATTCTAGCCCTGACCGAATGAAGCAGTGTTCGCCACCTCGGCATCTTGAGACAGAAGAATTGCCATGTTCAAGTGGAGATGGCCCCAGTGCAAGTGGATTGGCATCTTCTAAGAGAGAAACACAT CCCAATGCTTATAAAGAAGACAAGGACGAAAAGAAGAATTTCAAGCATGGTGTGTTCAAGAAGATTTCACGCAAGAATGGCGAAATAAACCAACTCAGCAAACAGAAGATAAAAGTCATGTTATCAGAACTCAAACTTGACCAAAG AGGATCAGGTGACGTCGTCAAAGCAAGGTTAAAAAATCACTTCAAGAACCAGTTGCTAGGAGAAGCCGGTATGGAAACGACCTGCACCCAGCGTAGATACGACTACATATGTGTGATAGATTTTGAGGCGACGTGCGATGAGCCATCGCCACCTGATTATCTCCAGGAGATTATTGAGTTCCCTGTGGTCCTTTTAAATACGCATACACTAGAAATA GAGGAATCTTTCACCCATTTTTGTAAACCAGTCATCAACCCTAAACTGTCTGACTTTTGTAAGGTGCTCACAAGTATAACACAG gCCCAAGTAGACCATGCAGACACATTTCCAGTAGTATTAAACAAAGTTAAGGAGTGGATGGACAGTAAAGGATTGGGGACGACACACACATTTGCTGTTGCAGCCGATGG CCCGTGGGACATGAATTACTTCCTCAACATCCAGTGTGAACTCAGCGAGATTCCATTTCCAGAGTACGCCAAACGATGGGTTAATCTATCCAAGGCCTTCAGTAACTTCTACAAAACCCACCGCATGAACTTGTTAAGTATGCTGACAACGCTAGAATTATCATTTAAAGGAAGACAACACAGGGGTATTGACGATGCCAAAAATATTGCGAGAATTGCAATTCAGTTATTACAAGATGGCTGTGATCTGCAGGTCAATGAGTCATTACAACAAGATTGA